From the Longimicrobiaceae bacterium genome, one window contains:
- a CDS encoding LytTR family DNA-binding domain-containing protein, whose protein sequence is MGLRHALIVDDERLARRELRTLLEEGHADRVRIVGEAATVDEAAKLVGALDPDVVFLDVHLGQESGLDLLPRIGDGTDVVFVTAYDRYALRAFEANALDYLLKPVAPERLAATVARLEARAPAPEERGGPLEYDDRLFLRLDDRRAFLRVGDVAAIEAEGDNSLLHLAGGRTAHARKALRAWEERLPERWFVRIHRSAIVNLEYVERVEDWSHGSHLVHLRGMREPLTMSRRYAARVRALFG, encoded by the coding sequence ATGGGCCTCCGCCACGCGCTGATCGTGGACGACGAGCGGCTCGCCCGCCGCGAGCTCCGCACCCTCCTGGAGGAGGGGCACGCGGACCGCGTGCGCATCGTGGGCGAGGCGGCCACCGTGGACGAGGCCGCGAAGCTGGTGGGCGCGCTCGACCCCGACGTGGTGTTCCTGGACGTCCACCTGGGGCAGGAGTCCGGGCTCGACCTGCTCCCCCGCATCGGCGACGGCACCGACGTGGTCTTCGTGACGGCCTACGACCGCTACGCGCTGCGCGCGTTCGAGGCCAACGCGCTCGACTACCTCCTGAAGCCGGTCGCCCCGGAGCGGCTGGCCGCCACCGTCGCCCGGCTGGAGGCACGCGCCCCCGCCCCGGAGGAGCGGGGCGGACCGCTGGAGTACGACGACCGTCTCTTCCTCCGCCTGGACGACCGCCGGGCCTTCCTCCGCGTGGGCGACGTGGCCGCCATCGAGGCCGAGGGCGACAACTCCCTGCTCCACCTGGCCGGCGGGCGCACGGCGCACGCGCGGAAGGCGCTCCGCGCGTGGGAGGAGCGGCTCCCCGAGCGCTGGTTCGTGCGGATCCACCGCTCCGCCATCGTCAACCTGGAGTACGTCGAGCGGGTGGAGGACTGGTCGCACGGCAGCCACCTGGTCCACCTGCGCGGGATGCGCGAGCCGCTCACGATGAGCCGCCGCTACGCGGCGAGGGTGCGCGCGCTGTTCGGGTGA